The proteins below are encoded in one region of Thermovirga sp.:
- the glmU gene encoding bifunctional UDP-N-acetylglucosamine diphosphorylase/glucosamine-1-phosphate N-acetyltransferase GlmU yields the protein MSIAGTGVLVLAAGKGTRMKSETPKVLLELLNEPLLYYPMESTDDPGFSGRAVVVGYGSEAVSRYLENAWPGTEMIVQQEQLGTGHAVYTAREWVSRFERVIIIPGDVPLIAKETLTGLNTRNIEADEDCTFLVFEPTDPTGYGRVLDTDRGFRIVEEKDALEHEKKCYRVNSGIYVFRTESLLEQLENVGRENSQGEYYLTDVIHGLGEEEKKVGMMTCPDPDEMEGVNDPLQLDRVSGILRGRILDRHMRNGLKCVDSGTVWIGPGVVIGDDVTVEPFVQVWGASKIGSRSRLGSFSIVRDSVLGKNVHLLGHVVICDSTAGDNSTLGPFTFVRDGSVLSEGAFAGKFVEIKKSVIGEKAKVPHLTYIGDATVGKGSNIGAGTVTCNYDGEKKNPTIIGEGCFVGSDTMLVAPVTLGDGCYTAAGSVITKDVPAEGLAIGRARQKNIEGWARRRRKTDEGGE from the coding sequence ATGTCTATAGCGGGCACTGGAGTCCTGGTCCTGGCCGCCGGCAAAGGTACGCGCATGAAGAGCGAAACTCCCAAGGTCCTTCTCGAACTGCTCAACGAACCACTTCTCTATTATCCCATGGAATCGACGGACGATCCTGGTTTCTCCGGCAGGGCTGTGGTAGTCGGTTACGGGAGCGAGGCTGTTTCCCGGTACCTGGAGAACGCCTGGCCCGGGACAGAAATGATCGTTCAACAGGAACAATTGGGCACGGGTCATGCGGTCTATACTGCCCGGGAGTGGGTATCGCGATTTGAACGGGTGATAATCATCCCGGGAGATGTACCCCTGATAGCCAAGGAAACACTGACCGGGTTGAACACCCGGAACATTGAGGCCGATGAGGATTGTACCTTCCTGGTGTTCGAGCCCACTGATCCGACGGGTTACGGCCGTGTTCTCGACACGGACAGGGGTTTCAGGATCGTCGAGGAAAAAGATGCCCTCGAGCATGAAAAGAAATGCTACAGGGTCAACAGCGGTATCTATGTCTTCAGAACGGAGTCGCTTTTGGAGCAACTGGAGAACGTCGGCAGGGAAAACTCCCAAGGGGAGTATTACCTGACCGACGTTATCCACGGCCTCGGCGAAGAGGAGAAAAAGGTGGGTATGATGACCTGCCCTGACCCGGACGAGATGGAAGGCGTCAACGATCCTCTGCAGCTGGACAGGGTATCGGGGATTTTGCGGGGGCGTATTCTCGACCGCCATATGAGAAATGGGCTCAAGTGCGTCGATTCCGGGACGGTTTGGATTGGGCCGGGTGTTGTCATCGGCGACGACGTGACGGTGGAACCCTTTGTGCAGGTGTGGGGAGCGTCAAAGATCGGTAGCCGTTCCAGGTTAGGCAGTTTCTCTATTGTCAGGGACAGCGTTTTAGGCAAGAATGTCCACCTGTTGGGTCATGTCGTGATTTGCGACAGTACGGCCGGCGATAATTCGACCCTAGGCCCCTTCACCTTCGTCAGGGATGGTTCGGTGCTGAGCGAGGGAGCTTTCGCGGGCAAGTTCGTAGAGATCAAAAAAAGCGTCATCGGCGAAAAAGCCAAGGTTCCTCACCTAACCTACATTGGCGACGCCACGGTGGGGAAAGGAAGCAACATAGGAGCCGGCACCGTAACCTGCAATTATGACGGGGAAAAGAAAAATCCGACCATCATTGGCGAAGGTTGCTTCGTTGGCAGCGATACAATGTTGGTGGCACCCGTCACGCTGGGCGACGGTTGTTACACCGCGGCCGGGTCGGTTATCACGAAGGACGTTCCCGCCGAAGGCCTGGCCATCGGAAGGGCTAGGCAGAAGAATATTGAGGGATGGGCCCGCAGAAGAAGGAAGACCGACGAGGGAGGAGAATGA